One window of the Candidatus Chryseobacterium colombiense genome contains the following:
- a CDS encoding CusA/CzcA family heavy metal efflux RND transporter, translating into MLDKIIRFSIRNKIVIGIMTLVLVIWGIWSASKLPIDAVPDITNNQVQIITVCPTLAGQEVEQLVTFPIEQSIANIPDIEETRSISRFGLSVITVVFKEKVDIYFARQLISEQLKQAAEEIPKGVGTPELAPVSTGLGEVYQYILHPKKGSEKKYTSKELRTMQDWIVRRQLNGTPGVAEINSFGGELKQYEVGINPDRLKAMGISITDIFTALEKNNQNTGGAYIDKKPNAYFIRGIGMVKSIEDIKNIAVKNETGSVPIFIKDVANVGLGHAIRYGALTYNGEVDAVGGVVMMLKGANSNEVVQRIKDKIPTIQKSLPDDVIIEPFLDRTDLVDRAINTVEKNLIEGALIVIFVLVLFLGNFRAGLIVASAIPLSLLFALGMMNVFGVSANLMSLGAIDFGLIVDGAVIIVEATLHHLGLRKATRMLTQSEMDEEVFLSASKIRSSAAFGEIIILIVYIPILTLAGVEGKMFTPMAKTVGFAILGALILSLTYIPMMSALFLSKKITHKETFSDKMMNRLQRIYQPLLEKALKIKYALVGGTVALFMLSVLLFNRMGGEFIPQLQEGDYAFHCILPQGSSLSQSIETSMQASRIIKQFDEVKMVIGKTGSAEVPTDPMPPEASDLIIVLKPKKDWKSKKSYDELADEISEKLETIPGVFFEKNQPIQMRFNELMTGIRQDVAVKIFGENLDSLSIYADKTAKIISSVKGSTSPQIERVSGLPQINVEYDRTRMANYGLNIEEVNNALSTAFAGQTAGQVFENERRFDLVVRLDSLHRTNIEDVNNLMISTNSGAQIPLSQVANVSYKLGPAQISREEGKRRIVIGFNVKDRDVESVVKDIQAKLDKVKLPSGYYFTYGGQFENLQAASQRLMIAVPVSLLLIFMLLYFTFHSFKQAALIFTAIPMSAIGGVFALLIRDMPFSISAGIGFIALFGVAVLNGIVLIGTFNQLEKEGETSIIKRVIEGTKTRLRPVLMTATVASLGFLPMAISTGAGAEVQKPLATVVIGGLITATFLTLFVLPMLYIIFNTKIDLKKIKPKSVSAGIVLGFLFLGQAFNAQQRTLLTSDQAVQMALSNNALIKSKDLDIKASEALQPTAKELPKLNVDAQLGQYNSKQFDQSFSISQNIPFPTLFKARKELIAEEIKGKQINKEISANELAKQVRTYYYQIEYLQYNQSKLKYLDSLYQDFIRIATIRFKAGDIKKIEINTAETQKGEINLLLSQNEIYLTNAYKNLKTLLTTSEEITVPSNKNYYPLKADDVLDSLSIAKHPTVRAFYQEMEIAEKNKKVEKSQGLPEFTIGYTNQSLIGFQTINGMEQYFSGGNRFHSGTIGVSIPLTFGATKARMQSWELQKQMAESNAKLQEKQLETLLENTFNQYLQNIKRYEYYMNQAIPNAEKIIKAGQLGYKTGEISYVEYLFALQTATNIQLKYLESIQQVNESVITINSILNK; encoded by the coding sequence ATGTTAGATAAAATCATAAGATTTAGCATCAGGAATAAAATAGTCATTGGAATAATGACTTTGGTGCTTGTCATTTGGGGTATTTGGAGTGCCTCAAAATTACCGATTGATGCCGTACCCGACATCACCAACAATCAGGTACAGATTATTACTGTATGTCCTACATTGGCAGGACAGGAAGTGGAACAGCTGGTGACATTTCCAATCGAGCAGAGTATTGCCAATATTCCGGATATAGAAGAAACGAGAAGTATTTCAAGATTTGGTTTATCCGTTATTACGGTAGTTTTCAAAGAAAAGGTCGATATCTATTTTGCCCGACAGTTAATCAGCGAACAATTGAAGCAGGCTGCAGAAGAAATCCCGAAAGGAGTGGGAACTCCTGAATTGGCTCCTGTAAGTACAGGTTTGGGAGAAGTTTACCAATATATTCTCCATCCTAAAAAAGGAAGTGAGAAAAAATATACAAGCAAAGAACTGAGAACCATGCAGGACTGGATTGTCCGCAGACAGTTAAACGGAACACCGGGAGTGGCGGAAATCAACAGTTTTGGAGGAGAGTTAAAACAATATGAAGTCGGCATCAATCCGGACCGTCTGAAAGCAATGGGAATCAGTATTACAGATATTTTTACGGCTTTAGAAAAGAACAATCAGAATACGGGAGGAGCTTATATTGATAAAAAACCGAATGCCTATTTCATCAGAGGAATCGGTATGGTAAAATCAATAGAGGATATTAAGAATATTGCCGTAAAAAATGAAACAGGAAGTGTTCCCATTTTTATAAAAGATGTTGCCAATGTCGGTCTTGGTCATGCTATCCGCTATGGAGCTCTCACCTATAATGGCGAAGTCGATGCAGTAGGAGGCGTTGTGATGATGCTGAAAGGAGCCAACAGTAATGAGGTTGTGCAAAGAATTAAAGATAAAATTCCGACAATTCAGAAATCGCTTCCTGATGATGTGATTATTGAACCGTTTCTTGACCGTACAGACTTGGTAGACAGAGCTATTAATACAGTAGAGAAAAATTTAATTGAAGGTGCCTTAATCGTCATATTTGTTCTGGTTCTTTTTCTAGGCAATTTTAGAGCAGGATTAATTGTAGCTTCGGCGATTCCACTTTCTCTTTTATTTGCTTTAGGAATGATGAATGTTTTTGGAGTCAGTGCTAATCTGATGAGCTTAGGAGCGATTGATTTCGGTCTGATTGTAGACGGAGCAGTCATTATTGTAGAAGCAACACTTCATCACTTAGGACTGAGAAAAGCTACAAGAATGCTGACTCAATCCGAAATGGATGAAGAAGTCTTTTTATCTGCTTCCAAGATCAGGAGCAGTGCGGCTTTCGGTGAAATTATAATTCTTATTGTTTACATTCCTATTTTAACATTGGCAGGAGTAGAAGGAAAAATGTTTACCCCTATGGCGAAAACGGTCGGATTTGCTATTTTGGGTGCACTGATTTTATCTCTGACTTACATTCCGATGATGAGTGCTTTATTTTTATCTAAAAAAATAACTCATAAAGAGACTTTTTCGGATAAAATGATGAACAGGCTGCAAAGAATTTATCAACCGTTATTGGAAAAAGCTTTAAAGATAAAATATGCTTTAGTGGGAGGAACAGTGGCTTTGTTTATGTTGTCGGTTCTCCTATTTAACAGGATGGGAGGTGAATTTATCCCCCAATTGCAGGAAGGAGATTATGCTTTTCACTGTATTCTTCCACAGGGAAGTTCATTGAGCCAGAGTATTGAAACCTCCATGCAGGCTTCAAGAATTATCAAACAATTTGACGAAGTAAAAATGGTGATCGGAAAAACAGGTTCAGCAGAAGTTCCCACAGATCCGATGCCGCCGGAAGCTTCTGACTTGATTATTGTTTTAAAACCCAAAAAGGACTGGAAAAGCAAAAAATCCTACGATGAACTTGCAGATGAAATTTCCGAAAAATTAGAAACCATTCCGGGTGTGTTTTTTGAGAAGAATCAGCCGATTCAGATGCGCTTTAATGAATTGATGACAGGGATCAGACAGGATGTAGCGGTAAAGATATTCGGAGAGAATCTGGATTCACTGTCAATATATGCAGATAAAACGGCAAAGATAATTTCATCTGTTAAAGGATCAACTTCGCCTCAGATTGAACGGGTAAGCGGTCTTCCGCAAATCAATGTGGAATACGACAGAACCAGAATGGCGAATTACGGATTGAATATTGAAGAGGTGAATAATGCTTTGAGTACAGCTTTTGCAGGACAGACTGCCGGTCAGGTTTTTGAAAACGAAAGGAGATTTGATTTGGTTGTACGTCTGGACAGTCTCCACAGAACCAATATTGAAGATGTTAATAATCTGATGATCTCTACGAATTCCGGAGCACAGATCCCGCTTTCCCAGGTGGCGAATGTCAGTTACAAATTAGGACCTGCCCAAATCAGCCGTGAAGAAGGAAAACGTAGAATTGTGATCGGGTTTAATGTAAAAGACCGTGATGTGGAAAGTGTTGTAAAAGACATCCAGGCAAAACTGGATAAAGTAAAATTACCATCAGGATATTATTTTACGTATGGTGGTCAGTTTGAAAACTTACAGGCTGCAAGCCAACGACTGATGATTGCAGTACCGGTTTCATTATTGTTGATTTTTATGCTGTTGTATTTTACTTTTCATTCCTTTAAACAGGCAGCATTAATTTTTACAGCCATTCCTATGAGTGCTATTGGTGGTGTCTTCGCTTTATTGATAAGAGATATGCCTTTCAGTATCAGTGCCGGAATAGGATTTATCGCTTTATTTGGTGTAGCGGTTCTCAACGGAATTGTGTTGATCGGAACTTTCAACCAGCTGGAAAAAGAAGGAGAAACAAGTATCATAAAGCGTGTGATAGAAGGAACAAAAACAAGATTACGACCTGTATTGATGACGGCAACGGTAGCGTCTTTAGGATTTTTACCGATGGCCATTTCTACAGGGGCTGGAGCGGAAGTTCAGAAACCTTTGGCAACGGTGGTAATAGGAGGTTTGATTACCGCAACTTTCCTTACGCTTTTTGTATTACCGATGTTATATATTATTTTCAACACAAAAATTGATTTAAAAAAGATAAAGCCTAAATCAGTAAGTGCAGGTATTGTGCTGGGATTTTTATTTCTTGGACAGGCTTTTAACGCACAGCAAAGAACGCTTTTAACTTCAGATCAGGCTGTTCAGATGGCATTGAGTAATAATGCTCTAATTAAATCAAAAGATCTGGATATTAAAGCCAGTGAAGCTTTACAACCTACGGCTAAAGAGCTTCCGAAATTGAATGTGGACGCTCAATTAGGACAATACAACAGTAAACAGTTCGACCAGTCTTTTTCGATCTCGCAAAATATTCCGTTTCCGACCCTGTTTAAAGCCAGAAAAGAACTGATTGCTGAAGAGATCAAAGGAAAGCAGATTAATAAGGAAATTTCTGCCAATGAACTGGCAAAACAGGTAAGAACGTACTATTATCAGATTGAATATCTGCAATACAATCAGTCAAAGCTGAAATACCTGGACAGTCTTTATCAGGATTTTATAAGAATTGCAACCATAAGGTTTAAAGCAGGGGATATTAAAAAAATTGAGATCAATACTGCCGAAACACAGAAAGGTGAAATCAATTTGCTGTTAAGTCAAAATGAAATATACCTTACCAATGCTTATAAAAATTTAAAAACATTGCTTACTACTTCAGAAGAGATTACAGTTCCTTCCAATAAAAACTATTATCCTTTAAAAGCTGACGATGTTCTTGATAGTCTTTCAATTGCAAAGCATCCTACCGTGAGAGCATTCTATCAGGAAATGGAGATTGCGGAAAAAAATAAGAAGGTGGAAAAATCGCAGGGACTTCCGGAATTTACGATCGGGTATACCAATCAGTCTTTAATAGGTTTTCAGACCATCAACGGGATGGAGCAGTACTTCAGTGGAGGAAACAGGTTTCATTCTGGAACAATAGGCGTTTCGATTCCTTTGACTTTCGGGGCGACAAAAGCGAGAATGCAATCCTGGGAACTTCAGAAGCAAATGGCGGAATCGAATGCAAAACTACAGGAAAAACAATTGGAAACCTTGCTGGAAAATACTTTCAATCAATACCTTCAAAATATAAAGCGATATGAGTATTATATGAATCAGGCGATTCCGAACGCTGAAAAGATTATAAAAGCCGGACAATTAGGATATAAAACAGGTGAAATATCATATGTGGAATATCTTTTCGCCTTGCAAACCGCTACGAATATTCAGCTGAAATATCTGGAATCTATTCAGCAGGTAAATGAATCTGTCATTACTATCAATTCAATATTAAATAAATAA
- a CDS encoding efflux RND transporter periplasmic adaptor subunit: MNIKYNIISFVFIFLVVISCGKKDAAGEITEQPKTEQTEENHAESPQTIAELTEEQMKSVGVTLATIEMKELTSTIKANGLLRVPNNRKATVTSLYGGVIKTINVQIGDFVRKGQVLATISNPEYIQLQEQYLTVNSRITYAEQEYRRQKELFDNDAGAKKNLQSADAELKSLRTQRASLLRQLQMMGINPGKVTNGNLKSGLVITSPINGTVSNINAQIGSYVDVSSPVLDIIDNSSIHLDLQVFEKDLPKMKIGQIVHFKLTNNPETEYDAKIYSIGSSFENESKTISVHANVTGNKEGLIDGMNITGIVSLDKSVTPAIPNEAIVEADGKYYVFVQTDKKAETHEEESETKKETNPDKKESKTMNFEKIEVVKGSTDMGYTAITPVNNIATDAKIVVKGAFFVNAKLSNSGEHEH; encoded by the coding sequence ATGAACATAAAATATAATATCATCTCTTTTGTTTTCATTTTCCTTGTTGTGATTAGCTGTGGAAAGAAAGATGCTGCCGGAGAAATTACTGAACAGCCCAAAACAGAACAGACAGAAGAGAATCATGCAGAAAGTCCCCAAACCATTGCAGAACTTACGGAAGAACAAATGAAATCGGTCGGAGTGACATTAGCAACTATTGAAATGAAAGAACTTACCTCAACCATTAAAGCGAATGGCTTATTGAGAGTCCCCAACAATAGAAAAGCTACGGTAACTTCTTTATATGGTGGAGTGATTAAAACCATTAATGTACAGATTGGGGATTTTGTGAGGAAAGGTCAGGTATTAGCTACCATAAGCAATCCAGAATATATCCAGTTACAGGAGCAATATTTGACTGTAAACAGCAGAATTACCTATGCCGAGCAGGAATACAGAAGACAGAAAGAACTTTTTGATAATGATGCGGGAGCCAAAAAGAACCTTCAGAGTGCCGATGCAGAATTAAAAAGCCTGAGAACTCAGAGAGCATCTTTACTGAGACAGCTTCAGATGATGGGAATCAATCCGGGAAAAGTAACGAATGGAAATCTGAAGTCAGGGTTAGTCATTACCTCTCCGATTAACGGAACCGTAAGCAATATCAATGCACAAATCGGAAGTTATGTAGATGTTTCCTCTCCTGTATTGGATATTATTGATAATAGTTCCATTCATCTTGACCTTCAGGTGTTTGAAAAAGATTTACCCAAAATGAAAATCGGGCAGATCGTTCATTTTAAACTGACGAATAATCCTGAAACCGAATATGATGCAAAAATATACAGCATCGGATCTTCTTTTGAAAATGAAAGCAAAACGATTTCAGTTCACGCCAATGTTACAGGCAATAAAGAAGGTCTGATCGACGGAATGAATATTACCGGAATTGTGAGTCTGGATAAATCGGTAACTCCGGCCATTCCGAATGAAGCGATTGTAGAAGCAGACGGTAAATATTATGTTTTTGTGCAGACCGATAAAAAAGCAGAAACCCACGAGGAAGAAAGCGAAACTAAAAAAGAGACAAATCCTGATAAGAAAGAATCTAAAACTATGAATTTTGAGAAAATTGAAGTGGTGAAAGGTTCAACAGATATGGGCTACACCGCGATTACTCCGGTAAACAATATTGCTACTGATGCAAAGATTGTAGTAAAGGGTGCTTTCTTTGTCAATGCAAAGCTGTCTAATTCGGGAGAACACGAGCATTAA
- a CDS encoding linear amide C-N hydrolase has protein sequence MNICTRVVYKGLNDTVLTARSMDWKEEIPANLWIFPRGMNRNGLVGENSVTWKSKYGSVITSSWDLSSSDGMNEKGLTGNVLWLAESEYPSFDPESGIKGISISLWLQYVLDNFSNVNEAVEKLRQAEFVIVSGIIPNTDRFTTLRLSISDSSGDSAIFEYVNGKLVIHHDKKFIVMTNSPTYEQQLAINSYWQGIPGTIMLPGTNRAADRYVRAYYYINAIPRTDEANLALASVLGVIRNCSVPLGISSPTEPNISSTRWRTVSDHKNLLYYFENVLTPNTLWVDLKKVDFSEENGKPLKLSLDSNEIYAGETSDKFIHTEPFIFKGLI, from the coding sequence ATAAATATTTGCACAAGAGTAGTTTATAAGGGACTTAATGATACAGTACTAACGGCAAGATCTATGGATTGGAAAGAAGAAATTCCGGCCAATCTTTGGATTTTTCCAAGGGGAATGAATCGTAATGGTTTGGTAGGAGAAAACTCCGTAACATGGAAATCAAAATATGGAAGTGTAATAACCAGTTCTTGGGATCTTTCTTCTTCTGATGGCATGAATGAAAAAGGATTAACAGGAAATGTCCTATGGCTTGCTGAATCCGAATATCCGTCTTTTGATCCTGAAAGTGGTATAAAAGGGATTTCTATTTCACTTTGGCTTCAATATGTTTTAGATAATTTTTCTAATGTGAATGAGGCGGTAGAAAAATTGAGACAGGCAGAATTTGTTATCGTTTCGGGAATCATCCCCAATACAGATCGTTTTACAACGCTTCGTTTATCGATCTCAGACTCTTCCGGAGACAGTGCTATTTTTGAATACGTAAATGGGAAGCTTGTTATTCATCATGATAAAAAATTTATCGTCATGACCAATTCTCCTACTTATGAACAGCAGCTTGCAATCAACAGTTATTGGCAGGGTATTCCGGGAACCATTATGCTTCCGGGTACCAATCGTGCAGCAGACAGATATGTACGAGCTTATTACTATATCAATGCAATTCCTCGGACTGATGAGGCTAATCTAGCTTTGGCAAGTGTTTTAGGAGTTATCAGAAACTGTTCTGTTCCATTAGGAATATCTTCTCCGACTGAGCCTAATATTTCGTCAACACGATGGAGAACTGTATCTGACCATAAGAATCTACTTTATTATTTTGAAAATGTTTTGACTCCTAATACATTATGGGTTGATTTAAAAAAAGTTGATTTTAGTGAAGAAAATGGAAAACCTTTAAAGTTAAGTTTGGACAGTAATGAAATATATGCAGGAGAAACGTCAGACAAATTTATTCACACTGAACCGTTTATTTTCAAAGGACTTATTTGA
- a CDS encoding amidohydrolase, giving the protein MPNQITKRYLVFLQLLTAFFLLQVMNSCTSSKNEFADTIYINGDILTMKGNDANYVEALTLKDDKITFAGDKKTAMSYKGDSTQVIDLKGRTLMPGFIDAHGHVTQAASFSFAADLAPEPYGKVMSIPDLQEALKDYIRKNNIPPGMPVIGNGYDDAIMKEHRHPTAQELDEVSSVNPIYILHTSGHMGVANTLLLNEMKITYDTPDPVGGVIGRNTSSKTLTGKMQENANINSLLFLMAKLPKSTEEDKLKGLLNAEKEWFANGQTTICDGRAIPENIGLVMTANRKGLLKGDFIVLPDYDTNAKGLDSLKKYYRKYYNHFKIGAIKMTFDGSPQGKSAWLTTPYLVPPDGEEKNFKGHPIYSHKAAYEGLKNILSHGMQAHVHCNGDAAIDEGLNLMDTLKKEGLLTSDMRCVLIHSQVCRPDQVPRFKQIGIVPSWFPTHCYLWGDWHLNSVLGKERASHISPLKQGLDNGIRFTIHHDAPVTPPDLLTAVYAAVNRKTRSGTILGPDQRISPYEALKAITINAAWQWSEENEKGTLEKGKKADLVILDKNPLKVDPLTIKDIKVMETFKNGKSVFKRN; this is encoded by the coding sequence ATGCCTAACCAAATCACAAAACGGTATTTAGTTTTCTTGCAATTACTGACGGCTTTTTTTCTATTGCAAGTGATGAATTCCTGTACCTCATCAAAAAATGAATTTGCAGATACGATTTACATTAACGGAGACATTCTTACCATGAAAGGGAATGATGCAAATTATGTTGAAGCATTAACGCTAAAAGATGATAAAATAACTTTTGCCGGTGACAAAAAAACAGCAATGTCGTATAAAGGAGATTCGACTCAGGTAATTGATCTTAAGGGCAGAACGCTCATGCCGGGTTTTATCGATGCTCATGGTCATGTGACGCAGGCGGCTTCCTTTTCTTTTGCTGCCGATTTAGCACCTGAACCTTATGGTAAAGTAATGTCGATTCCCGACCTTCAGGAGGCTTTGAAAGATTATATCCGGAAAAATAATATTCCACCAGGTATGCCGGTCATCGGAAATGGTTATGATGATGCCATTATGAAAGAACATCGTCATCCTACCGCACAGGAACTGGATGAAGTATCTTCCGTTAATCCTATATATATACTTCATACTTCCGGTCATATGGGAGTGGCAAATACACTTTTGCTTAATGAAATGAAAATTACATATGATACTCCTGATCCTGTAGGTGGAGTGATAGGAAGAAATACCTCATCTAAAACACTTACAGGAAAAATGCAGGAAAATGCAAACATCAATAGTCTTCTTTTTTTGATGGCTAAACTTCCAAAGTCAACGGAAGAAGATAAGTTGAAAGGATTGTTAAATGCTGAAAAAGAATGGTTTGCTAACGGACAAACAACAATCTGTGACGGACGTGCAATACCTGAAAATATTGGTTTAGTAATGACAGCCAATAGAAAGGGGTTACTGAAAGGGGATTTTATCGTTCTCCCTGACTATGACACTAATGCAAAAGGGCTGGATTCATTAAAAAAATATTATAGAAAATACTATAATCATTTCAAAATAGGAGCGATAAAAATGACTTTTGACGGTTCTCCGCAAGGGAAATCAGCATGGCTTACTACACCTTATCTTGTTCCTCCGGATGGAGAAGAAAAAAACTTTAAAGGACATCCTATTTACAGTCATAAAGCAGCATATGAGGGACTAAAAAATATACTTTCTCACGGGATGCAGGCTCATGTGCATTGTAACGGAGATGCAGCTATTGACGAAGGACTGAATCTAATGGATACTTTAAAAAAAGAAGGTCTCCTTACTTCAGATATGCGTTGTGTTCTTATCCATAGTCAGGTTTGTCGTCCAGATCAGGTTCCCAGATTTAAGCAGATCGGAATCGTGCCAAGTTGGTTTCCGACTCATTGTTATCTTTGGGGAGATTGGCATTTAAACAGTGTTTTAGGAAAAGAAAGAGCTTCGCATATAAGTCCGCTTAAACAAGGACTTGACAATGGAATACGTTTTACAATTCATCATGATGCCCCTGTAACTCCTCCAGATCTCCTTACTGCAGTCTATGCCGCAGTGAACAGGAAAACAAGATCTGGGACTATATTGGGTCCTGATCAGCGAATTTCACCATACGAAGCACTCAAAGCAATTACAATAAATGCTGCATGGCAATGGAGCGAAGAAAATGAAAAAGGAACACTGGAGAAAGGTAAAAAAGCAGATCTTGTTATTTTAGATAAAAACCCATTAAAAGTAGATCCTTTAACAATTAAAGACATAAAAGTAATGGAAACATTTAAAAATGGAAAATCAGTATTTAAAAGAAATTAA
- a CDS encoding bifunctional YncE family protein/alkaline phosphatase family protein produces MKNIFLIVSAIILSQGVLGQNKIVSELEHHKVGLPNGWTLTPVGKQIVLGDLPLNLVISHNKKWAAVTNNGQSTQTIDLIDIEHQKKTDSTIIAKSWYGLAFSSDDTVLYASGGHDNMIKTYSVKKGKLALQDSIVLGKPWPEKMGIAGLDVDDKVQKQLYVVTREDKKLYVINLNNKSIQSKVDLGAEGYTCKLSPDLKQLYISVWGAEKLLVWDVVSKKITKEIAVGNHPNEITFSKNGKWLYVANANDNSVSVINTKEGKVVETLNAALYPNAPSGSTSNGVALSENGKTLYIANADNNCLAVFDVTNPGKSVSKGFIPVGWYPTNVKVVGNEILVTNGKGLSSKANPQGPNPTDKKEKVDRHSGDTSKPKEIQYIAGLFKGTLSFIESPRPETLAVYSHAVYQNTPYSKDKELNAEGEVGNPIPMKISEKSPIKYVFYVIKENRTYDQILGDLPQGNGDPNLCLFGEKITPNQHKIANEFVLLDNFYVDAEVSADGHNWSMGAYATDYLEKTWPSSYGGRGGSYGGEGEREIANNKGGFIWDNAKRHNVTYRTYGEFADKGKPNVKSLEGHVATGYTSYDLSVSDTTRVRQWKEDFDALIRGGKMPQLTTIRISNDHTEGMRAGKKTPYAHVADNDLAVGQFVDYISKSPIWKESAIFILEDDAQNGPDHVDAHRSPAYLISPYVKRKSVDHTMYSTTGMIRTIELILGMKPMTQYDAAAVPMWRSFTSQPDFATFDHVQANINLNERNPEKGKLAELSAKFDWSKEDAVPDLVFNEILWQGIKGESAPAPIRAAFLKINEDEYDD; encoded by the coding sequence ATGAAGAATATATTCTTGATAGTTTCTGCGATAATCTTATCTCAAGGAGTACTGGGACAGAATAAAATAGTTTCGGAATTAGAACATCATAAGGTAGGATTACCCAATGGCTGGACATTGACACCTGTGGGAAAACAGATAGTATTAGGAGATCTTCCTCTTAATCTGGTCATCAGTCACAATAAAAAATGGGCTGCAGTTACCAATAACGGACAAAGTACACAAACCATTGATCTGATAGATATTGAACATCAAAAAAAGACAGACAGTACCATCATTGCAAAATCCTGGTACGGATTGGCTTTTTCTTCAGATGATACTGTTTTATATGCTTCGGGAGGACATGATAATATGATTAAGACATATTCTGTTAAAAAAGGGAAATTAGCTTTACAGGACTCTATTGTTTTGGGAAAACCATGGCCTGAAAAAATGGGCATTGCAGGGCTGGATGTAGATGATAAAGTTCAGAAACAGCTATATGTGGTAACGCGGGAAGATAAAAAGCTGTATGTAATTAATCTTAATAATAAATCTATACAATCTAAAGTTGATCTGGGAGCAGAAGGCTATACCTGTAAACTGTCACCAGATCTTAAACAACTATACATCAGTGTTTGGGGAGCAGAAAAACTCTTGGTTTGGGATGTGGTTTCTAAAAAAATAACGAAAGAGATTGCAGTGGGAAATCATCCCAACGAAATTACTTTCAGTAAAAACGGAAAGTGGCTGTATGTTGCCAATGCTAATGATAATTCCGTATCTGTAATCAATACGAAAGAAGGAAAAGTTGTAGAAACTCTTAATGCGGCGCTATATCCTAATGCACCAAGCGGTTCCACAAGTAATGGGGTTGCACTTTCCGAAAATGGAAAAACCTTATATATTGCCAATGCGGATAACAATTGTCTTGCTGTTTTTGATGTGACGAATCCCGGAAAATCAGTTTCCAAAGGATTTATTCCCGTCGGATGGTATCCTACGAATGTAAAGGTAGTGGGTAACGAGATATTGGTGACCAATGGAAAAGGACTTTCTTCCAAGGCCAACCCTCAAGGACCGAATCCTACGGATAAAAAAGAAAAAGTGGACCGCCATTCAGGAGATACCAGTAAACCTAAAGAAATACAATATATTGCAGGATTGTTCAAAGGAACTTTAAGCTTCATAGAGAGTCCGCGGCCGGAAACACTCGCTGTTTACTCCCATGCCGTTTATCAGAATACACCTTACTCTAAAGATAAAGAACTAAATGCAGAAGGTGAAGTCGGAAACCCGATTCCCATGAAAATTAGTGAAAAATCTCCCATTAAATATGTTTTTTATGTTATTAAAGAAAACCGTACCTATGATCAGATTTTAGGAGATCTTCCGCAAGGAAACGGTGATCCTAATTTGTGCTTGTTTGGGGAGAAGATAACTCCGAATCAGCACAAAATCGCCAATGAATTTGTATTGTTGGATAATTTCTATGTGGATGCGGAAGTAAGTGCAGACGGACACAATTGGAGTATGGGAGCCTATGCAACAGATTATCTGGAGAAAACATGGCCTTCGAGCTATGGTGGGAGAGGCGGAAGCTACGGAGGCGAAGGAGAAAGGGAAATCGCAAACAATAAAGGCGGATTTATCTGGGATAATGCAAAAAGGCATAATGTAACTTACAGAACATACGGAGAATTTGCTGATAAAGGAAAACCCAATGTAAAATCATTGGAAGGACACGTGGCGACGGGCTACACAAGCTACGACCTAAGCGTATCAGATACCACTCGTGTCAGACAATGGAAGGAAGATTTCGATGCACTGATCCGGGGTGGAAAAATGCCCCAGTTAACAACCATTCGTATCAGTAATGATCATACGGAGGGAATGAGAGCGGGCAAAAAAACGCCTTATGCACATGTTGCAGACAATGATCTGGCAGTAGGTCAGTTTGTTGATTATATCAGTAAAAGTCCAATATGGAAAGAATCTGCCATTTTCATCCTTGAAGACGATGCTCAAAACGGTCCCGATCATGTAGATGCCCACAGAAGTCCGGCCTACCTGATAAGTCCTTATGTAAAAAGAAAATCTGTGGACCACACCATGTATTCCACAACGGGAATGATCCGTACGATTGAATTAATACTCGGAATGAAACCTATGACTCAATATGATGCAGCAGCAGTTCCTATGTGGCGGTCATTTACCAGTCAGCCGGATTTTGCGACTTTCGATCATGTTCAGGCTAATATAAACCTTAATGAAAGAAACCCTGAAAAAGGCAAATTGGCAGAACTGAGCGCAAAGTTTGACTGGTCCAAAGAAGATGCTGTTCCCGATTTGGTATTCAATGAAATTCTTTGGCAGGGAATTAAAGGAGAAAGTGCACCTGCTCCGATACGTGCTGCATTCTTGAAAATTAATGAGGATGAATATGATGATTAA